CGTCAACGGCCACCCGATCTCGATCCAGGTCGGCGACGACGGCGGTGACCCCGCGCGGTTCAACTCGATCGTCCAGCAGTTCGTCGAGAAGGACGGCGTGCTGGCGTTCCTGTTCAACACGCTGGCGTTCGCGCCGAACGGGAACAACAAGTACCTGCACTCGAAGAAGATCTTCACCTACTCCGAGACGGGTTCGCTCGAGCTGACGTACAACGACCCGTACGTCCTCACCCCGTCCCCGTCGGGGTTGAGCTACGCCGACGCGATGATCCTCGCGTTCGGCGCCGGCATCGGCGCCAAGGGCGGGGTCAAGATGGCGGCGTACGCCTGCAGCGACTTCAGCCTCTGCGACAACTTCGACAAACGCTGGAGCGACCCGAGCGTCCTGAAGAAGGCGGGCTTCGAGCTCGTCGCGCGCGGCCGTCCGTCGCTGACGCAGCCGGACTACACCTCGCAGTGCCTGGCGGCGAAGCAGAACGGCGCGACCGCGATCCTCGTCGCCCTCGACGGTGCCGCGATCCGCCGCTTCGCCGGTGACTGCGCGCGGCAGAACTACCGGCCCGTCATGTCCTCCGCGGACCTCGTCATCACCAACGACCTGCTCAAGGATCCGAACGTCGACGGCCTCGTCGTCGGCGGGAAGATGGTGCCGTTCCCGAGCACGGACACCCCGGGCATGAAGGAGGCGCACGCCGCCTTCGCCAAGTTCGCCCCGGGGCAGATCGTCACCGGTGGCTACGCCTACGGCTGGCTGGTGGGGGAGTTCTTCGCCCAGACCGCGAAGAACCTGCCGGACAACCCGACGTACCAGGATCTCGAGGACGGCGTCTACGCCATCAAGAACAACGACATGAAGGGCATGACCTACCCGATCACCATCCGCCGTGGTCAGGTCATGGACCGTCAGTTGTGCTTCGGGACGACCATCATCAAGAACGGCAAGTTCGTCCCCGCCCCGGGCCCGGCCCTCCGGTGCGCCAAGGGCGGCAAGCCGATGTCCGGACCCGA
The nucleotide sequence above comes from Sporichthya brevicatena. Encoded proteins:
- a CDS encoding ABC transporter substrate-binding protein, with product MYTRRSTLPGNSAMRAVIGTLALTLALSSCGGTRQSDEAIEAAAGIRPAAADAAVPGVAADPAAAPVAADPGVAAPANVATDSGPAIAAGGPAQPAASGGNAGTAQTATTGTAKSGGAPAAAAPGVVTKKSLIKLGSVGTFSGPVGALVKDTVTGIRIWAQAVNEKGGVNGHPISIQVGDDGGDPARFNSIVQQFVEKDGVLAFLFNTLAFAPNGNNKYLHSKKIFTYSETGSLELTYNDPYVLTPSPSGLSYADAMILAFGAGIGAKGGVKMAAYACSDFSLCDNFDKRWSDPSVLKKAGFELVARGRPSLTQPDYTSQCLAAKQNGATAILVALDGAAIRRFAGDCARQNYRPVMSSADLVITNDLLKDPNVDGLVVGGKMVPFPSTDTPGMKEAHAAFAKFAPGQIVTGGYAYGWLVGEFFAQTAKNLPDNPTYQDLEDGVYAIKNNDMKGMTYPITIRRGQVMDRQLCFGTTIIKNGKFVPAPGPALRCAKGGKPMSGPDDYDKIS